Proteins encoded in a region of the Clostridium butyricum genome:
- the flgC gene encoding flagellar basal body rod protein FlgC translates to MNAFKSMQISATGLSAERLRMDTITSNMANASTTRSADGSGPYVRRIAVFQEALDANKEIAGVKAVKVEKDNSPLRKEYNPSHPDADENGYVTMPNVNVLNEMADMMVATRSYEANVDTFNALKSMFSKALEIGK, encoded by the coding sequence ATGAATGCATTTAAATCAATGCAAATAAGTGCTACTGGTCTTTCAGCTGAAAGACTTAGGATGGATACAATAACTTCTAATATGGCAAATGCAAGCACTACAAGAAGTGCTGATGGAAGTGGACCATATGTAAGAAGAATAGCAGTATTTCAGGAGGCACTGGATGCAAATAAAGAAATCGCAGGAGTTAAAGCGGTTAAAGTTGAAAAGGATAATTCACCTTTAAGAAAAGAGTATAATCCAAGTCATCCTGATGCGGATGAAAATGGATATGTGACTATGCCTAATGTAAATGTCTTAAATGAAATGGCTGATATGATGGTAGCAACAAGATCTTATGAAGCAAATGTTGATACATTTAACGCTCTGAAAAGTATGTTTTCAAAGGCATTAGAAATTGGAAAGTAG
- the fliI gene encoding flagellar protein export ATPase FliI: protein MIDLEVNFERILKKINSTSPMYSEGIVKKVIGLTIEVQGIKAFVGELCIIYNERNLPINCEVVGFRDEFVILMPLDELIGISPGCKVVPQHKPLSVKCSDKLLGHIIDGLGKPLDCESLEYDGDDYPLENEAPDPMKRKRIKEIMPTGVRAIDGFLTVGDGQRIGIFAGSGVGKSTTLGMIAREAKADVNVIALIGERGREVLEFMEKDLGPEGMKKSVVVCATSDKPALIRMKGALTATAIAEYFRDQGKKVILMMDSVTRYAMAQREVGLAIGEPPATKGYTPSVFAKLPKLMERAGTSMDGSITAFYTVLVDGDDFNEPIADAVRGILDGHIVLSRDLAHKNHYPAIDVLNSVSRLMSQIAPKDHKDSASLARDLLATYKDSEDLINIGAYVKGSNKKIDMAVAYNDKLNNFLCQGIDEKTSFDETQQELVSMFR, encoded by the coding sequence ATGATTGATTTAGAGGTGAATTTTGAGCGAATATTAAAGAAAATTAATAGTACATCTCCTATGTATAGTGAGGGAATTGTAAAAAAGGTAATTGGACTTACTATAGAAGTACAAGGAATTAAAGCTTTTGTAGGTGAGCTATGTATTATTTATAACGAAAGAAATTTACCAATTAATTGTGAAGTTGTAGGATTCAGAGATGAATTTGTAATACTTATGCCTCTTGACGAACTTATAGGTATATCTCCAGGATGTAAGGTTGTACCACAACATAAACCTTTAAGTGTAAAATGTTCAGATAAACTTCTAGGGCATATAATTGACGGTTTAGGGAAGCCGTTGGATTGTGAAAGTCTTGAATATGATGGTGATGACTATCCGTTAGAAAATGAAGCACCTGATCCTATGAAAAGAAAAAGAATAAAAGAAATAATGCCTACAGGAGTTCGAGCAATTGACGGTTTTCTAACTGTTGGAGATGGACAGAGAATAGGTATATTTGCAGGTAGTGGTGTTGGTAAAAGTACAACTCTTGGAATGATTGCAAGAGAAGCAAAAGCAGATGTTAATGTTATTGCTCTTATAGGGGAAAGAGGAAGAGAGGTTCTTGAATTCATGGAAAAGGATTTGGGACCAGAAGGTATGAAAAAGTCTGTTGTAGTATGTGCTACATCAGATAAGCCAGCATTAATAAGAATGAAAGGTGCACTTACAGCCACTGCAATTGCAGAATATTTTAGAGATCAAGGTAAAAAAGTAATATTAATGATGGATTCAGTAACGAGATATGCAATGGCTCAAAGAGAAGTTGGACTTGCAATAGGAGAACCACCAGCAACTAAAGGATATACACCTTCTGTATTTGCAAAGCTTCCAAAGCTTATGGAAAGAGCAGGAACATCTATGGATGGTTCAATAACAGCTTTTTATACAGTTCTTGTTGATGGTGATGATTTTAATGAACCAATTGCAGATGCAGTAAGAGGGATACTTGATGGGCACATTGTTTTATCTAGAGATTTAGCTCATAAAAATCATTATCCGGCAATTGATGTTTTAAATAGTGTAAGTAGACTTATGAGCCAGATTGCACCAAAGGATCATAAAGATTCAGCATCATTAGCTAGAGATTTACTTGCAACTTATAAGGATTCGGAAGATTTAATAAATATAGGTGCTTATGTTAAAGGAAGTAATAAAAAGATTGATATGGCAGTGGCTTACAATGACAAGTTAAATAATTTTTTATGTCAAGGAATTGATGAAAAGACTTCTTTTGATGAAACGCAGCAAGAATTAGTATCAATGTTTAGATAA
- the fliF gene encoding flagellar basal-body MS-ring/collar protein FliF has translation MKKLLEKVKELFEKFKSQNKKIKIAVIASIVAVLIAIVSAVFYSTSNKYAVLFSNLDTADAKTVVDRLTTDKVENKIDSSTNTIWVPKNQVDKLKLELAPELKSGSTGYELMDEQSSFGMTDEEFKLKKKRMLEGEIEKVIKSLQPIDNAKVNITEADSSVFVKDKTQGSAAVTIKLKEGATLTDDQVKAIVAVVSTSIENVPKENVTVIDQNSNLLTKDINEEANGQASSETISKQHKAEQEYEDRLQKSIVSLLEPIVGKGNVTAVVKANLDFDSKQQTETTIDPNKVIVSQETLKETNKNGDGTASESPVDNNMSNEIVNNNSSSNSSKEEQKTNYDSGKSESKTIQAQGKVDRLTATVYLNKTLTQEQKQEFEDGVANAIGIDATRGDQITVSGMTFDTSSVDKAQAALEEMNAEEAANKKTMMMIAGGISGAILLGAIIFFILKRRKKKEEEEEQLLDTLIDDTIIPKEPDTFDPIEFETKTQKSHLENEIKKYATEKPEQVVEIIKSWLTENER, from the coding sequence ATGAAAAAACTTTTAGAAAAAGTTAAGGAACTTTTTGAGAAGTTTAAATCTCAGAATAAGAAGATTAAAATTGCAGTGATTGCCTCAATAGTAGCAGTTTTAATAGCTATTGTAAGCGCTGTATTTTATTCAACATCAAATAAATATGCAGTTTTATTTTCTAATTTAGATACGGCTGATGCAAAAACTGTAGTAGATCGTTTGACAACAGATAAAGTTGAAAACAAAATAGATAGTAGTACAAATACTATATGGGTTCCTAAAAATCAAGTTGACAAGCTTAAATTGGAGCTTGCACCAGAACTTAAGTCAGGAAGTACAGGCTATGAACTTATGGATGAGCAAAGTTCATTTGGTATGACAGATGAAGAATTCAAGCTTAAAAAGAAAAGAATGCTTGAAGGAGAAATAGAAAAAGTAATAAAAAGTTTACAACCAATAGATAATGCTAAGGTTAATATTACAGAAGCTGATAGTTCAGTTTTTGTGAAGGATAAAACACAAGGTTCAGCAGCTGTTACAATAAAACTTAAAGAAGGAGCTACTTTAACTGATGATCAAGTTAAAGCAATTGTTGCTGTAGTTTCTACAAGTATAGAAAATGTTCCCAAAGAAAATGTAACTGTTATTGATCAAAATTCAAATTTACTTACTAAAGATATAAATGAAGAAGCAAATGGTCAAGCAAGTTCTGAAACTATATCAAAACAACATAAGGCTGAGCAGGAGTATGAAGATAGACTTCAAAAGTCAATTGTTAGTCTCTTAGAACCTATTGTAGGTAAAGGTAATGTTACAGCAGTTGTAAAGGCAAATCTTGATTTTGATTCTAAACAACAGACAGAAACAACAATTGATCCGAATAAGGTTATTGTAAGTCAAGAAACTTTAAAGGAAACTAACAAAAATGGTGATGGAACAGCATCTGAAAGTCCTGTTGATAATAATATGAGTAATGAAATTGTTAATAATAATTCGTCTTCAAATTCAAGTAAGGAAGAACAGAAGACTAATTATGATTCTGGAAAAAGTGAAAGTAAGACAATACAAGCCCAAGGAAAAGTTGATAGATTGACAGCAACAGTTTATCTTAATAAGACACTTACACAGGAACAAAAACAGGAATTTGAAGATGGTGTTGCAAATGCTATAGGCATAGATGCAACAAGAGGAGATCAAATTACTGTAAGTGGAATGACATTTGATACAAGTAGTGTAGACAAGGCGCAAGCGGCATTAGAAGAAATGAATGCTGAAGAAGCAGCGAATAAAAAGACAATGATGATGATTGCAGGTGGAATATCTGGTGCAATATTATTAGGTGCAATTATATTCTTCATCCTAAAGAGAAGAAAGAAAAAGGAAGAAGAAGAAGAACAATTATTGGATACATTAATTGACGATACAATAATTCCTAAAGAACCAGATACATTTGATCCAATTGAATTTGAGACTAAAACACAAAAATCTCACTTAGAAAATGAAATAAAGAAATATGCTACAGAAAAACCAGAACAAGTAGTAGAAATAATTAAATCTTGGTTAACTGAAAATGAGAGGTGA
- the flgB gene encoding flagellar basal body rod protein FlgB, producing MKIQSGTSENTYDLLKSGLKASNVRAKTISNNMANINTKNYKRFGVVFEENLKKNSDSSFKLRTTNENHYTDSSSNLKRTKEGHLYGDESNTYGNNITIQQDNSTSMRSDGNNVDLEIEKVNQAANTLKYNALITSINNKFNGMKSVIK from the coding sequence ATGAAAATACAGTCAGGTACTAGCGAAAATACTTATGATTTGCTTAAATCAGGATTGAAGGCATCAAATGTTAGAGCAAAAACTATATCAAATAATATGGCCAATATAAATACTAAAAATTATAAAAGATTTGGTGTTGTTTTTGAAGAAAACTTAAAAAAAAATTCTGATTCAAGTTTTAAACTAAGGACAACTAATGAGAACCACTATACAGATAGTTCATCAAATTTAAAGAGAACTAAAGAAGGTCATTTATATGGTGATGAAAGTAATACATATGGAAATAACATAACAATACAACAAGATAATAGTACAAGCATGAGATCAGATGGAAATAATGTTGATTTGGAAATTGAAAAAGTTAATCAAGCTGCAAATACATTAAAATATAATGCCTTAATAACTAGTATCAATAACAAATTCAATGGAATGAAATCTGTTATTAAGTAG
- a CDS encoding TIGR02530 family flagellar biosynthesis protein, with translation MSYRIINGQAYSVGNFEHIKNNQNDLNIKNTKDDKSFRDVLKDVKSPKEGFTVSKHAAQRLNEINFTKDDMNKIEKGFQIAKEKNSKNTVMIYKDIALIASVENKTLITAIEKERAKENIFTNVDSVVIL, from the coding sequence ATGAGCTATAGGATAATTAATGGACAAGCATATTCTGTAGGAAATTTTGAACATATTAAAAATAACCAAAATGATTTAAATATAAAAAATACAAAAGATGATAAAAGCTTTAGAGATGTATTAAAAGATGTAAAAAGCCCAAAAGAAGGGTTTACAGTATCTAAACATGCAGCACAAAGGCTTAATGAGATTAACTTTACAAAAGATGACATGAATAAAATAGAAAAAGGATTCCAAATCGCAAAAGAAAAAAACTCAAAAAATACTGTTATGATTTATAAAGATATTGCACTTATTGCAAGTGTCGAAAATAAGACTTTGATAACAGCAATTGAGAAAGAAAGAGCTAAAGAGAATATATTCACAAATGTGGATAGTGTAGTAATTTTATAG
- a CDS encoding FliH/SctL family protein has protein sequence MQSSYSLIKNGFAKSGEKKVITTEYVSKAQIAAIEEAKKRQLEEELLNESEKANSSQIDPEELLKRYEEIGQRIIQDAENEKKALLLRIQMEASNAEKNAYEKGYEQGMKNGYDDGYKKAYDETIENAQKQAADIVGNAEKLLKSAQSDYAEYLDNKKNEVIKLALNIAESITRKSLDRNDSMNDLIEEAFKISKGEESIILRSNSFHIDELKKNCERWKLSYAIKNEIFVISDDSMEPGNAILEKPSGIVKVGVDVGMEQVKKAILA, from the coding sequence ATGCAATCATCGTATAGTCTCATAAAAAATGGGTTTGCTAAGTCTGGAGAAAAAAAGGTTATAACAACTGAATATGTGAGCAAAGCTCAGATTGCAGCTATTGAAGAAGCTAAAAAAAGGCAGCTTGAAGAAGAACTTTTAAATGAAAGTGAAAAAGCAAATAGTTCACAAATTGATCCTGAAGAACTACTAAAAAGATATGAAGAAATAGGTCAGAGAATAATTCAGGATGCTGAAAATGAAAAAAAGGCTCTTCTTTTAAGAATTCAGATGGAAGCAAGTAATGCAGAAAAAAATGCATATGAAAAGGGTTATGAGCAGGGAATGAAAAATGGATATGATGATGGTTATAAGAAAGCTTATGATGAAACTATAGAAAATGCTCAAAAACAGGCAGCGGATATAGTAGGAAATGCTGAAAAACTACTTAAGTCTGCTCAAAGTGATTATGCAGAATATCTAGATAACAAGAAAAATGAAGTTATAAAACTAGCTTTAAATATTGCAGAAAGTATAACAAGAAAATCTTTAGATAGAAATGATTCGATGAATGATTTAATTGAAGAAGCTTTTAAAATATCTAAAGGTGAAGAAAGCATTATTTTAAGGTCTAATTCATTTCATATTGATGAATTGAAAAAGAATTGTGAAAGATGGAAGTTATCATATGCAATAAAAAATGAGATTTTTGTAATAAGTGATGATTCAATGGAACCTGGAAATGCTATATTGGAAAAACCAAGTGGTATTGTAAAAGTTGGTGTAGATGTTGGAATGGAACAGGTGAAAAAAGCTATTTTAGCATAA
- a CDS encoding flagellar hook-length control protein FliK, whose translation MVMTSQVSLDFSNSNLNLSSKSSNSLSSTAVNKTSKELNNALDNSKSNSKTSNRKDDFKEVLNSSKSSDENNEKITSKDENTYEGTTKLKELKDKIQELKEKLEENPENTEEVNDIIKSLLTVLNNLLELNNTSEVKPEITTDISNVSLETSGNDSSKVLNQLLELLSSENAKSSFDSESLTSMKDLLSHIHGQLSSDESKVSDKMKDGLSDIISKLTDMIDDANNNSNVKKVLTLEEMLNKGYSQDQSSNENETNEMFSGKKETSKEDKFLNSLLDDNKDNSVDNKINLFASRTQTVQGQNTVVRGLTVNKATFTQDLIQDVKYMSTNNLKELTVKVNPGNLGEITIKLIQEDGLMKANLKANSKETTALLSQNLAEIKKELGDQSIKISEVNIDLYNEDTTFFKDGGFGGTLSQEQGRDENKGSSTDTSINSLGIQNDEDIFENNAEIDTTLDFLA comes from the coding sequence ATGGTTATGACATCACAAGTCTCATTAGATTTTAGTAATAGTAACTTAAATCTATCATCAAAAAGTTCTAATTCATTATCAAGTACTGCAGTCAATAAGACTTCAAAGGAATTAAACAATGCACTTGATAATAGCAAATCAAACTCTAAAACATCCAATAGAAAAGATGATTTTAAAGAAGTATTAAATTCAAGTAAGAGTTCTGATGAAAATAACGAAAAAATTACTAGTAAAGATGAGAATACCTATGAAGGAACTACTAAATTAAAAGAATTAAAAGATAAAATTCAAGAGTTAAAAGAAAAACTTGAAGAGAATCCTGAGAATACAGAAGAAGTTAATGACATAATTAAATCATTATTAACAGTTCTTAATAATTTGCTTGAATTAAATAATACTTCAGAGGTTAAACCAGAAATCACTACAGATATTTCAAATGTTTCGCTTGAAACTTCGGGAAATGATTCTTCAAAAGTATTAAATCAATTATTAGAATTATTAAGTAGCGAAAATGCTAAAAGTAGTTTTGACTCTGAATCGTTAACTAGTATGAAAGATTTATTATCTCATATACACGGACAATTATCATCAGATGAATCAAAGGTTTCTGATAAAATGAAAGATGGGCTAAGTGATATAATTTCAAAACTTACAGACATGATTGATGATGCTAATAATAATAGTAATGTTAAAAAAGTATTGACACTTGAAGAGATGCTTAACAAAGGCTATTCTCAAGATCAAAGCAGTAATGAGAATGAAACTAATGAAATGTTTAGTGGTAAGAAAGAAACTTCTAAAGAGGATAAATTTTTAAATTCATTATTGGATGATAATAAGGATAATTCAGTTGATAATAAAATTAACTTATTTGCATCAAGAACTCAAACTGTTCAAGGACAAAATACTGTTGTAAGAGGCCTGACAGTAAATAAGGCTACTTTTACTCAAGATTTAATACAAGATGTAAAGTATATGTCCACAAATAATCTTAAGGAATTAACTGTAAAAGTAAATCCAGGTAATCTTGGAGAAATAACAATAAAGTTAATTCAAGAAGATGGATTAATGAAAGCAAACTTAAAAGCAAACTCAAAAGAAACTACTGCATTATTATCACAAAACCTTGCAGAAATTAAAAAAGAACTTGGAGATCAAAGCATAAAAATATCTGAAGTTAATATTGACTTATATAATGAAGATACAACTTTCTTTAAAGATGGAGGATTTGGTGGAACATTATCTCAAGAACAAGGAAGAGATGAAAATAAAGGTTCATCAACAGATACTTCAATAAATTCTTTAGGGATTCAAAATGATGAAGATATATTTGAAAATAATGCTGAAATTGATACAACATTAGATTTTCTTGCATAG
- the fliE gene encoding flagellar hook-basal body complex protein FliE, translating into MRIEENFARQQALFNARFNSADDSAQVTKDDTFSNALKKAIDGTNEKLVESDTATNAFVRGDDINIDEVMIKNQEASLCLQFLTQTRDKLLEGYETLSKLQL; encoded by the coding sequence ATGAGAATTGAAGAGAATTTTGCAAGACAACAAGCTTTATTTAATGCTAGATTCAATAGTGCTGACGATAGTGCTCAAGTTACAAAGGATGATACTTTTAGTAATGCTTTAAAAAAAGCAATTGATGGAACAAATGAAAAACTTGTAGAATCTGATACTGCAACCAATGCATTTGTTAGAGGAGACGACATAAATATTGATGAAGTTATGATAAAGAACCAAGAAGCTAGTTTATGTCTTCAGTTTTTAACACAAACAAGAGATAAATTACTTGAAGGGTATGAAACATTATCAAAACTGCAATTGTAG
- a CDS encoding flagellar hook assembly protein FlgD: MATKVTNALGYTDRGTAIVSSNTELGQNAFMNILVAELSNMDPTKDQDSTAYVTQMAEFASIEQLNNLNTTMRNFSYQQMVGQVAILNDRDEDGNNKFGLITQVFKSGTYTYATVLDAATGTYSNYEISRVIGTSDSGYTSANFETALNSNFLSAKALADSGAKAVVVETETKNETSTDSDGKTTTTTTTVTTAKKCVIKSAYLDKAGSQVNVTVAFLDDEGNETDETKVYNYTSIVIAGNLTDEVMDEAVKNHTTTTETDKDDSTDEESSNTKTPTAGIKEAATSYIANNQKNITKENEILSKIAGI, from the coding sequence ATGGCAACAAAAGTTACAAATGCGCTAGGATATACAGACAGAGGAACAGCAATTGTTAGCTCTAATACAGAACTTGGACAAAATGCGTTTATGAATATATTAGTTGCTGAGCTTAGTAATATGGATCCTACTAAAGATCAAGATTCAACAGCATATGTTACTCAAATGGCTGAATTTGCCAGTATAGAACAACTTAATAATCTGAATACGACAATGAGAAACTTTTCTTATCAGCAAATGGTTGGACAAGTTGCGATTCTTAATGATAGAGATGAAGATGGAAATAACAAGTTTGGTCTTATTACTCAAGTATTTAAAAGTGGAACTTACACATATGCCACTGTGTTAGATGCGGCTACAGGGACTTATTCTAATTATGAAATAAGTAGAGTAATTGGTACGTCAGATTCAGGATATACTAGTGCAAACTTTGAAACTGCATTGAATTCTAATTTCTTATCAGCAAAAGCGTTGGCAGATAGTGGTGCAAAAGCGGTAGTTGTAGAAACTGAAACTAAAAATGAAACTTCAACAGATAGTGATGGCAAGACAACTACAACAACTACAACAGTGACAACTGCTAAGAAATGTGTAATTAAAAGTGCATATCTTGACAAGGCAGGTAGTCAGGTTAATGTTACAGTAGCATTTCTTGATGATGAAGGAAATGAAACAGATGAAACCAAAGTTTATAATTATACTAGTATAGTTATTGCTGGTAATTTAACAGATGAAGTAATGGATGAAGCAGTTAAGAATCATACAACAACCACAGAAACTGACAAGGATGATTCAACTGATGAGGAAAGTTCAAATACAAAGACTCCTACAGCAGGAATTAAAGAAGCAGCAACTTCATATATTGCAAATAATCAAAAAAATATTACAAAAGAAAATGAAATATTATCAAAAATAGCAGGGATTTAA
- a CDS encoding flagellar hook-basal body complex protein: MLRCMYSGISGMKVNQQKLDVIGNNIANVGTTAFKSSRAEFSDMLYQNAGVATSPTSNKGGTNAKQVGLGAKLASIDKVMSQGNALSTGRTLDACVDGEGYFVVGNGLVDYTGAGTIVTKDGELIGGDGMSINYTRDGNFQLDYEGNLVTSDGYRIMGYPLTATQPKTGTDTVPPSGASADGGSISNKEVTKTGIDSIEPGSAVYVDADGVLKAASDTLQPLRIPDSVFVPGDATATPPTEDSWQKVKSFTIGKDGVITAVLANSKRTALGQVAMASFKNPAGLTAVGGNLYEVSANSGPVLVKTSVNIDKKADGTADTTNFDNSKGFGDIIQACLEASNVDLTEQFTDMITATRSFQASSKMITTGDEILQTITGLMR, from the coding sequence ATGTTAAGATGTATGTATTCCGGAATAAGTGGAATGAAGGTTAATCAACAAAAACTTGATGTAATAGGTAATAATATAGCAAATGTAGGAACAACAGCTTTTAAATCATCAAGAGCTGAGTTTTCAGATATGTTGTATCAAAATGCAGGAGTAGCAACATCACCTACATCTAATAAAGGTGGTACTAATGCAAAGCAAGTAGGTCTTGGTGCAAAACTTGCAAGTATTGATAAAGTAATGTCACAAGGTAATGCATTATCAACTGGAAGAACATTAGATGCTTGTGTTGATGGTGAGGGATATTTTGTTGTAGGTAATGGATTAGTTGATTATACAGGTGCTGGAACAATAGTAACAAAGGATGGAGAATTAATAGGCGGAGATGGTATGTCAATTAATTATACTAGAGATGGTAATTTTCAGTTGGATTATGAGGGGAATTTAGTGACTTCTGACGGTTATAGGATAATGGGTTATCCATTAACAGCAACACAACCTAAAACTGGAACTGACACAGTACCTCCGTCAGGAGCTTCAGCAGATGGAGGATCAATTTCTAATAAAGAAGTAACAAAAACTGGAATTGATAGTATAGAGCCAGGAAGTGCAGTGTATGTTGATGCAGATGGAGTGTTAAAGGCAGCTAGTGATACACTTCAACCATTAAGGATTCCGGATTCGGTTTTTGTACCAGGAGATGCTACTGCAACACCACCAACTGAAGATAGTTGGCAAAAGGTTAAATCATTTACTATTGGAAAAGATGGTGTTATTACAGCGGTTCTTGCAAATTCAAAGAGAACTGCTTTAGGGCAAGTAGCTATGGCATCATTTAAAAATCCAGCAGGATTAACAGCAGTAGGTGGAAATTTATATGAAGTTTCTGCAAATTCAGGTCCAGTACTTGTTAAGACCTCTGTTAATATTGATAAAAAAGCAGATGGTACAGCAGATACGACTAATTTTGACAACAGTAAGGGATTTGGAGACATAATTCAAGCATGTCTTGAAGCATCAAACGTAGATTTGACAGAACAATTTACAGATATGATAACAGCAACAAGAAGCTTCCAGGCTTCTTCTAAGATGATTACAACAGGTGATGAAATACTTCAGACAATTACAGGATTGATGAGATAA
- the fliG gene encoding flagellar motor switch protein FliG — translation MAKEERKLTGVQKAAILFITLGPEASSGILKKLPEGDIQKITYEIANITSVTAEQREEILNEFLQINKARDYIIEGGMDYAKQLLSKALGAQRANEILDKVSEATAQYRPFSIARKADSKQLLNVITAEQPQTIALILCYLQADKAAQVMAELPEETQSEVAYRIATMNTTSPMVIKEIESVLESKLSSVVRTEMTSLGGVETLVGILNSVDRTTEKNITEGLEREDAELADKVKSSMFVFEDVISLDDVSIQRILREVEASDLALALKGCSDEVANCIYRNQSKRAAASLKEDMEFLGPVRITDVEKAQQKIVSIIRRLDDANEIIISRGGEDAIIV, via the coding sequence ATGGCAAAGGAAGAACGTAAACTTACTGGTGTACAAAAAGCGGCAATATTATTTATTACTCTTGGGCCTGAAGCGTCATCAGGTATACTTAAAAAATTACCAGAAGGTGATATTCAGAAGATAACTTATGAAATTGCCAATATTACTTCAGTAACAGCGGAACAAAGAGAAGAAATATTAAATGAATTTTTACAAATAAATAAGGCTAGGGATTATATTATTGAAGGGGGAATGGATTATGCTAAGCAACTTTTATCAAAAGCATTAGGAGCACAAAGAGCTAATGAAATACTTGATAAAGTATCAGAAGCAACAGCTCAGTACAGACCTTTCTCAATTGCGAGGAAGGCTGATTCTAAGCAACTTCTTAATGTAATAACAGCAGAACAGCCTCAGACAATAGCACTTATATTATGTTACTTGCAGGCAGATAAAGCTGCTCAAGTTATGGCAGAACTTCCAGAGGAAACTCAAAGTGAAGTCGCTTATAGAATAGCAACTATGAATACTACGTCACCTATGGTTATTAAAGAAATTGAATCAGTACTTGAAAGTAAATTATCTTCTGTTGTAAGAACAGAAATGACAAGTCTTGGTGGTGTTGAGACATTAGTAGGAATATTAAACTCAGTTGATAGAACAACTGAAAAGAATATTACAGAAGGACTTGAAAGAGAAGATGCAGAACTTGCTGATAAAGTTAAAAGCTCTATGTTTGTATTTGAAGATGTTATTTCTCTTGATGATGTATCAATTCAAAGAATTCTTAGAGAAGTTGAAGCAAGCGATCTTGCTCTTGCTCTTAAAGGATGTTCAGATGAAGTTGCAAACTGTATTTATAGAAACCAATCAAAGAGAGCTGCTGCTTCATTGAAGGAAGATATGGAATTCCTTGGGCCAGTTAGAATTACTGATGTTGAAAAAGCACAACAAAAGATTGTTTCTATTATTAGAAGGTTAGATGATGCTAATGAAATTATAATTTCGAGAGGTGGAGAAGATGCAATCATCGTATAG
- the fliJ gene encoding flagellar export protein FliJ has product MAEKFKFSLDKLLDIRREKEEESKRLFTESQREKRKIEEKIEDLQNNYDKYKGINEHEDVVYQKLKRYYVQGLQRGIKTAKDDLLSKNLEVDKRRRELIEKQIERKTVETLKEKKRSAFVKEQERMEQINLDELALYAFIRNKNI; this is encoded by the coding sequence ATGGCAGAAAAGTTTAAGTTTAGTCTCGATAAACTTCTTGATATAAGAAGAGAAAAAGAGGAAGAAAGTAAAAGACTTTTTACTGAAAGTCAGAGAGAAAAAAGAAAGATTGAAGAAAAAATTGAAGATCTACAAAATAATTATGATAAATACAAAGGGATAAATGAACATGAAGATGTAGTTTATCAAAAATTAAAAAGGTATTATGTACAAGGGTTACAAAGGGGTATAAAAACAGCAAAAGATGATTTGTTATCAAAGAATCTTGAAGTTGATAAAAGAAGAAGAGAATTAATAGAAAAGCAAATTGAAAGAAAGACTGTAGAGACATTAAAGGAAAAGAAACGCTCAGCATTTGTCAAGGAACAGGAACGAATGGAACAAATAAATCTTGATGAATTAGCACTATATGCATTTATAAGAAATAAAAACATTTAA